The region AgaagaaattataataaagaagaaaatggaatatttaatataatattaattttaagaaaagcACGACTTAGTTATTGTAAAGCATCCACGAATATGTAATagaattattattacattttcatcatagtaaaaattataaattaaatataaatagcgtgtttttatttaaaaagaataaaatatattataataattcatatactTGTCCTACTTCTCTTTTTCTCTGTTTTTAGTTAAGAAGCTGTAATGTGATGTACTATCATATTTGATCACATACATACACTTATCTGCGTGTTATTTATCACCATCAAGATTATAATTACTCTACCatattgtaatattttatatattacatattaaaaaagttttaattattaattaaatgtcTTATTATCTATGTTCTTATGATCCCATTAGCgactatttttaatttatatattcagtaaaatatatgttgtaATTACgtccatttttatatgttgtattaaatataaaaatataggaaAAGTCAAGGTTTTCGGGGATCTATATAAagtgtatataattttttaaattataattttgataaatgtaaaaatagttatatatattgtgttCTTTgcgtatattatatattaatactcAAAATAATACGAACTATATCTATATAACATTATGGTAAAGTTGTTAGAAAAGAATAATCTATCTTTACctattacattatttaatgttttcaaaattaacaattttaataatctataaaaataaagttattACAAATGACTATATTAGATATATAATGGTTTACTCTATTATAAAGTATTTACTTAATATATTGTGAGAAGAACCTTTTCTTCAGAATAGCATGattgttgcaatttttttaaattattaatttacaaTAGGAAATGAACATcgaatatacatttttattattagttTATTTATTGCACTAACGAACCTTATTATAGGagatattaacaaatatatgttttattataaGTTATTACAGTATATTAAGAAGTTAGAAATGTAAATAGTTGTGTGTATTAAgacatttattttacaggaaaaaatttatgatagaaaaatatgttaaataaaaatttagtatttttgtacaaataTTATACTTGTTGCTATCttattaaacaaatatattaaaaaaatgtaacagaTCACGTATATTAATgaaacttaaaaataaaaaggaatatgTTTCTCTTTGAGCGAAATATACACAccttaacacatttttattatttgtgCAATTGTGTATTAATGAATTGATGTCAGAATGATTACTattcatacatatatacataaaaattaagaataaaATGATTAAGCTCAAAATGTAGATTTCATTACAAGtgttactaaaaaaataacaaaaaaatagttgAAACAATATTGGGTATACGTGTGTTACAGGGAAATTACGTATTcgttataataattattaatgatATGAAGTGAAACATATAGACAATTAAAATGCCAGGGATATGTTAATTCGATACCTACTGTTGTAGCGGAAGGCAAATAATTgtaaccatttttaaattgcaatCTACACTAAATTTGAAGTTCATAGAgcgtaattttttagaaTGAAATCATGCTTTACACTTATGGCGTTAATTAGGATTTTAGAAAACTTATAATATGAGAGCTTTTTGAATATTTATGCTCATAGCGCTtctacttaaaaaatgtccTTACGAAATTAAGgtttaatttgaaaataatacaataataCAGATTGGTTATATTGCTATATCTATGACAAACAAATTACATGGCTGTGACATAactatatttatttcaaCAACGATAATGGAAATAGATGTGTGCATCGCAAATGAATTTGgcatttattaaatttgcTCTTACTATACAATATGCATAATATTTggagtttccttttttaaaattttaatatgctCAGTACTATGTCTTTCATTACGTTTGCTCCGCTTTGTTGTGAAAATAGTAATATGCTACATTCATTTTAacctttataattttatgaacataatTGCTTATGTAGTCCTTCCTCTCCTGGGAGTAAATAACTGTTCGGGATAAATCAGCTTATATTtcgtaaaattataatatacgCTATTTTCACATGGGTTGGTACCGTAAACCATATGGGTTTATTGGCATCATGGGGGCTGGAAATCCTAATGGGGCACTCATTAATCCACTTGTGTCAAAATCAGTTAAACGATTacgtctttttttccttcgcctGAAAATACAACAACAGGGTAAACACCTACGACACTAAAATGGAAGAATAAAGGATATATGCGTATTACATGTGTTTCACAAttgtatgtattttattaaaattattaatgcctttttaaaatgcacatattttaatatatattttgattttaccttatataaaatgaaaaaaaaaagaagacctCCAAGACCATAAAGCGCTGGTACAACATATTTATGGATTATATCGTAGTTATAAATCTCCGAAAGGTAtggaattttattaaaaagagcTTTTATACCGCTGCCGTCAAATCCTTTTTGTACTAAATCTActatattattcataaacATACTTTGAAGATTTACTGGGAAATTTAAACCTGACAAACCGAAATTTTGGAAATCGACACCAGGGAAACTGAAATCGTGGGAACCGAAACGCGACATAACTGAACCTGACAAATCTAAACTTGGCAAATCTAAATTTGACAAACCTAAATTCGGCAAACctaattttgtgaaaaaattacccaAATCTGACTGATAGGTATTTATCATTTCTCTTACGAGATTTTCGTCAAATTGAACTTCatatgtttttccttccacaCATGATAATTTAGCCAATAATTCACTAggattataattatcataattttctacatattttttgcaaatgtcaATTTTCATTTCTGAACATAATTGttgaaacataaaaaataatggaacaatttttaaaattaacgGACAATATTTATTAGGTTTTTCCTTATTCTTAACAGATTCCTGCTTAAATGttgaaaaattttcaatGTAATCTAAAACATCTTTCATAGGTTTAAGTAATttcgttttaaaaagtttgcGTTCGGgcatacatttattatttgtatTCTGCGAGTCATTTTGAATAGCTTCCTTCCATGATTTATGAAGTTCTTCAATGGCAAGATAcacatttgtatttttctcaTGATCATTGAACGCCTTAGACACTTCTTCAAATAACCAATAATTCAAATCATAACAATGCTTTTGAATAAATGATGGCTCTTTGCTAGTTTCACTTTCTATGTGTTTTATATTGCTAATGAGATTGGCGCAAACCTTTAGAATTTCTTCACGTTCGGGTAAATCATTcctaatatttttacaataattagGATGATCAACTCcatttttgacatttttcaatttattataaaatacttCGGATGGTAAACCATTTAGATCTGTTTCTAACATATTGAACAAGTAAAGAACTCATCAATAttgtgttgttttttttaggAAATCATGTCATACATTACTTAACAAACTTtgaaatattcataaaaaggaagaacgaTTCATTGtttaaaagaaaggaaattaaaagttGTTATTACGTTAATTTacgaaaattttttcaaatttgaatgtgtataaaagattaaaaagtaaaattgcCAAGTTAATGAATATTCacatttgacaaaaaaacaattaagcCACTTTTGTATATTCTGTATTCtagtattaattttttaatatataaaaatcgtTTGTAAATAGAgtcataaatttatatacattaatgaGAATCTAATTATCTTATAAGGCTTTTTACACAAAAcgatataaataatgaaatatgcATAAACGAACGGAATGACTTAATGCGTAACATAATAGAAGaacgaaaaattaatatcATCCAGGCAACTGATggaaatacataaatacgtGTTAGTGTTGgaaatgtgtaatttttttcccagttTGTACAATTTTCCATTAAATTAGAAATGTGAACTTATGGGAATTTTGTTCAATGAGAACATAAAATTGAACtcaatgaaaaagaaaaaaaaaacagacacatttaataaatattaatttcgcttaatatataaaatttataggggaaaaaacattgatacaaaaaatttaggaacattttataaatgctattccttaaaattttatataaagggGATGTGATAATGTGAGGACAATTACATTTGCTATATATCAAATAATTATTCGCACAAAGATAAGTATATGCTCTAAAGAAATTATCTCAAACATATGTTGTTGCATATAAATCAGTATTTAAGAGACTAAGTAACACACTACATGAAGAATTCAAACAATATAGTAAATACACACATGCCAAATGTTACActttatgaatattatttaGCTAGAAATAATTCCTTAATGAACATAAACCCTTAAAGGACcacaaatgaaaatgattaaattaaaatgacaagttttttttctttttttgcgtgataaacataaattttttggaaatatgttatgtaaaatgttattttatttctatgttaatactaaaaagagttacattattaaagcatatatgtacatagtcatatattaacaaataaRAAAGCATGTATATTAAAACATGAACTAATAATAGATgatgaaaacaaaatagtcataaaaaaatatttattttcactaaaattcaaaaaaatgtagcagtACTGTGTAATGATAAGTCATATATTCTGCTGAAGAAGTTTAAACAATGATATGAATAGAAAGTTACAACAAATGTTGTCTTTGgttattttaaagaattcatcaacaaaaatgaaattaattcTTGAGGATATTTTCAGAATATTAATCCAAAGTCATACAATAATTggattaatattatttatgatataGTTACTAATTCTTTTCATTACATTATAACTGAATCGtttgtttattcttttcgTAAATTTACTAAAACAATTTAATgtttcacaaaaattaatgttacattcaaaaaagaaatctttaaacaaaaaaaataatgcccttagtaatttttaaaaaaggaatagcgacgtatattttcattttagtcgtaacaaaatttaaacattCACATTATATATAGCGTTAGtaattgttattattatgatatattttattctttattatttcttttacatCGCGATTCTTATAACATGATTTTAAAttctttccaaaatgttgagtcgtatttttataatttccatattttattaaagacCATTTAACGACAAATTCAAGCATTTAGTACATATAaaacccatttttgcatcatTTCCATGTAAAATGTTTCGTAGCCTAACAAAAGTTACtcattttggtaaaaatttattatttaaatgtaacatttagatttattatttatgtcaTAGTAACAATAGTCATACGAATTCGTTCATTGGTCGTTTTCTATTGgatgttccattttttacaaatgctAAAAAAACCTCCAAAATGTCAtaataggaagaaaaaaaattaaatacataaaaacaCTGTAAcgtgctttaaaaaaaaaatattttaatgcaGCTTtagaggaagaaattaattattagtgttaatataaagaacccaaaaatgtttattatgttttcattgtagattaaaaagtaatattaaaaatacaacGGATTGCACACAATTCGATTGAATTTAAagatacatatatgtactgTTGTAAAAccgttttaatatataaaaagttagAGACATTCAAAGAACATGTAACATTCATAAATTGTAGACAGATATACCACTATACATCGATTTATTCTAATAAACTTAGagcaatttaatttttgcatatatatcttttataaCTAGAAATCTTTAAATACAACATGCTATCATCAGTACGTTAATTTggcaataaaaatacaattaaaaaaattactatgACGAAACATTagttttcatttatataatgtttaACGAAACACATGACTTATGAGTATTTCAATATTCACATAATCACGTTTCCCAATATTGAGAAGGAGTATATGCAAATGAGAAACCACTTTCTTCTGTTTTAGCGGGAGATTCCAATAGTAGTATCCTCTCTATATTTTCTTTCATGTCATTTCGTTTgtttctgtttttcttcGTAAAAAGCATTCCTAAGGGAGTGAacttcgaaaaaaaaaagcgtgtGATAATTAATACTCAAAAACGATCAAAATATGAGTGATtcttttaatgaaatatatttgacCTTACTTTTGTAAGGAGTGTCATCAACATAATAATACCCGTGGGTGCTAAAGCCATtgtggtatattttttaaatggtgTTTCGGAGTTATCGCCAGTAGGATCATCACTAACTGGTACATCAACAGGTGTTTCAACGAAAGGCTGACTGATATAATTTCCCTCACTATCTCTATCATTAGTAAGTGTGCTGTAAAGAGGATTGCCACCTAAACCTAAAATACCATCAACGAAATTATTAACAATATTACCAAAATTTCTATCGCCAGGAGTTATAGAGGTTCCATCTGCACCGCCTGGAGGCTTTTCTTCAAGATTCCCAGCGTCAGGAATTTTACTATCGAGGGGTCTGACATCACTCTCATGTCCTGTAGAAGTTGTACTCCTTAACTCTTGTGCACCAAGAGTACTACCACTTACATACAGCAGACCATGCCGATCATTCTCAAGCTTGACTGCTTCTGAACCTTTTTCTTGAGCTATAGCTTTTGCCCTAGATTCACTTCCAGGGTTAACTCGTGGCGAAGAATCATTTGAACTGTTATCTAATTCACTATGTAACAAATACTGTGAAGCAGATGGAGGTTGTTCCGGGATATATGCTTCTCTAGGTGTACTAAAGGGATGCATATCTTTGGGGTAAGAAGCTTCAGATTGAACCGCAGCAGGGCCATTAGTAATGAATACATTCTTCTGGTTATCTAAAAGTGTGTTTGCTTCTGTTGACCCCCCTCTCTCTGCATGCAgttgttttatatttaagtCTTCTTGCCTTGCTGGTACATTGGTTCTAGATGATTGGGGATTTAACACCTGTGGTGCTTTACCTGTTAATACTTGCGGTGGTGatgctccttttttacaatcttttcttcttccgcaTGTGTTTTCTGGTTCGCGGTTTAATCCAGGAGGATTCTTAACATGAGATGTTCCATTATAACTACAATTAGGTAATGGAAGACATTTGTCCATAAAATCCTTTATTTCAACATCATCTATTAATCTATATCGTAATATATTGGGATGGTAGCAATCTTTtaattcatcatttttattaattatgttTAGTCTTACTGCTTGGcagtttttgcaaaaatatctttggttaattttattcaatgcatcaatttgtttttcaatttcttgtttataattaaaatatttagtcATACATTCAGGCTGTTTGTAACTTCGGTAATTATCAGCATATCTATAAATTGTTCCACGCCATGCTgccatt is a window of Plasmodium vivax scf_7188 genomic scaffold, whole genome shotgun sequence DNA encoding:
- a CDS encoding variable surface protein Vir18-related (encoded by transcript PVX_120335A), coding for MKILSNRFKLMINKYNILSESDIKYKHLKFYYSFIMKLTCMPECMTKYFNYKQEIEKQIDALNKINQRYFCKNCQAVRLNIINKNDELKDCYHPNILRYRLIDDVEIKDFMDKCLPLPNCSYNGTSHVKNPPGLNREPENTCGRRKDCKKGASPPQVLTGKAPQVLNPQSSRTNVPARQEDLNIKQLHAERGGSTEANTLLDNQKNVFITNGPAAVQSEASYPKDMHPFSTPREAYIPEQPPSASQYLLHSELDNSSNDSSPRVNPGSESRAKAIAQEKGSEAVKLENDRHGLLYVSGSTLGAQELRSTTSTGHESDVRPLDSKIPDAGNLEEKPPGGADGTSITPGDRNFGNIVNNFVDGILGLGGNPLYSTLTNDRDSEGNYISQPFVETPVDVPVSDDPTGDNSETPFKKYTTMALAPTGIIMLMTLLTKFTPLGMLFTKKNRNKRNDMKENIERILLLESPAKTEESGFSFAYTPSQYWET
- a CDS encoding variable surface protein Vir14-related (encoded by transcript PVX_120330A), which gives rise to MFSLNKIPIKTDLNGLPSEVFYNKLKNVKNGVDHPNYCKNIRNDLPEREEILKVCANLISNIKHIESETSKEPSFIQKHCYDLNYWLFEEVSKAFNDHEKNTNVYLAIEELHKSWKEAIQNDSQNTNNKCMPERKLFKTKLLKPMKDVLDYIENFSTFKQESVKNKEKPNKYCPLILKIVPLFFMFQQLCSEMKIDICKKYVENYDNYNPSELLAKLSCVEGKTYEVQFDENLVREMINTYQSDLGNFFTKLGLPNLGLSNLDLPSLDLSGSVMSRFGSHDFSFPGVDFQNFGLSGLNFPVNLQSMFMNNIVDLVQKGFDGSGIKALFNKIPYLSEIYNYDIIHKYVVPALYGLGGLLFFFILYKCRRCLPCCCIFRRRKKRRNRLTDFDTSGLMSAPLGFPAPMMPINPYGLRYQPM